The following are encoded in a window of Terriglobia bacterium genomic DNA:
- a CDS encoding DUF2059 domain-containing protein translates to MKMFRHALLVTSLSCLALAQTQKSSPPAAHPAAPATNPAKPSAEEVMKLLELMRVQDGLDITISAMKDQLKSSAEQALREKIANPTPEQIKAVRVIVDEEFKKMSLDGLLRGLIPVYQRHLTQQDVAALIAFYSSPAGRKIVREQPAMLRESMQATQAGQRQKMEDVLSRMDVRIQQLIMDEQNKGEPDKK, encoded by the coding sequence ATGAAAATGTTCCGCCACGCGTTGCTTGTAACCAGCCTGAGCTGCCTGGCCCTGGCACAAACACAAAAATCTTCGCCACCCGCTGCCCATCCTGCCGCGCCGGCAACCAATCCAGCCAAGCCCAGCGCTGAGGAAGTGATGAAGCTGCTGGAACTGATGCGCGTCCAGGACGGCTTGGACATCACGATAAGCGCCATGAAAGACCAGTTGAAATCCAGCGCGGAGCAGGCCCTGCGGGAGAAGATCGCCAACCCCACGCCGGAGCAGATCAAGGCGGTCCGCGTCATTGTGGACGAAGAATTCAAAAAGATGTCGCTTGACGGGCTGCTTCGCGGCCTTATTCCCGTGTACCAGCGCCATCTGACGCAGCAGGACGTAGCCGCGCTGATCGCTTTCTATTCTTCGCCTGCCGGACGGAAAATTGTGCGCGAGCAGCCGGCCATGCTGCGCGAAAGCATGCAGGCCACCCAAGCCGGCCAGCGGCAGAAGATGGAAGACGTGCTGTCGCGGATGGACGTGCGCATACAGCAACTGATCATGGACGAACAGAACAAAGGCGAGCCGGACAAGAAGTAA
- a CDS encoding amidase has translation MSKSRRQFLTQATLGVLGTMVASRGDAQKSAEPSTQTSPAQKAVEQKPPAVKPNEPTPGTPPAFGTAPPVGPEVSPSTFAEAERLMQVELTAAERSQAAGNWRSAMAPVYERRTGPHKVAIEPTVAPYSQWDPILPGEKRLPLRDHFVWSKSDPGPLPASDADIAFAPLTRLARWIEKRQLTSERLTQIYLDRLQRFDPKLRCVITLTRDLALAQAKKADQEIAAGKYRGPLHGIPWGAKDLLDTAGIATTYGAEPFRNRVPAADAAVVKRLTDAGAVLVAKLSLGALALNDIWFGGQTMNPWLLEEGSSGSSAGPGAATAAGLVGFAMGSETGGSIVGPSMRCGVTGLRPTYGRVPRTGAMTLCWSLDKLGPMTRGVEDTMLVLHAITGPDAGDLSSVPSKLDYDASAPVNGLRVGYLPGWMKENPATDVDRAALETVKKAGMVPVEVQIPNWPYDSLDVILFAEAAAAFEEITLNHQLDQLKVQVPDAWPNVFRQARFLSAVDFVQCDRLRRKVAQEMARVFSQVDLLLVPSLRDEMLTITNFTGHPSLTLRAGFVQVSEARTDWAPDPANPLPKFSPPRRVPHGVTLIGRLFDEGTVVRAGLALEKSFGVAGERPAGF, from the coding sequence ATGTCGAAGTCGCGCAGACAATTTTTGACCCAGGCAACGCTGGGCGTGTTGGGAACGATGGTCGCGTCCCGTGGCGACGCGCAGAAATCCGCGGAACCGTCCACTCAGACATCGCCCGCGCAGAAGGCCGTCGAACAGAAGCCTCCCGCAGTGAAGCCCAACGAACCCACGCCGGGAACGCCGCCGGCGTTTGGCACGGCGCCGCCGGTGGGTCCTGAAGTGTCGCCTTCCACGTTTGCTGAAGCCGAGCGGCTGATGCAAGTGGAGTTGACTGCCGCGGAGCGCAGCCAGGCCGCCGGCAACTGGCGCAGCGCGATGGCCCCGGTCTATGAGCGGCGCACCGGCCCGCACAAAGTTGCCATTGAGCCGACGGTTGCTCCGTACTCGCAGTGGGACCCGATTCTGCCCGGCGAAAAAAGGCTTCCGCTGCGCGACCACTTTGTCTGGAGCAAGTCTGATCCCGGACCGCTCCCGGCAAGCGACGCCGACATTGCCTTCGCCCCGCTGACGCGCCTGGCGCGCTGGATCGAAAAACGCCAGCTGACCTCCGAGCGGCTGACGCAGATTTATCTCGACCGCCTGCAGCGCTTCGACCCGAAATTGCGCTGCGTCATCACGCTCACGCGCGACCTGGCGTTGGCCCAGGCGAAAAAAGCTGACCAGGAAATTGCCGCGGGCAAATATCGCGGGCCGCTGCACGGCATTCCCTGGGGCGCCAAAGATCTGTTGGACACAGCGGGCATCGCCACCACCTACGGGGCCGAGCCGTTCCGCAACCGCGTTCCCGCCGCCGACGCCGCGGTCGTGAAGCGACTCACCGACGCCGGGGCGGTGCTGGTCGCCAAGCTGAGCCTGGGCGCGTTGGCGCTCAATGACATTTGGTTCGGCGGCCAGACCATGAACCCGTGGCTGCTGGAAGAAGGCTCCTCCGGATCCAGCGCCGGCCCCGGCGCAGCGACGGCCGCGGGGCTGGTCGGCTTTGCCATGGGCAGCGAGACCGGCGGCAGCATCGTGGGCCCATCCATGCGCTGCGGGGTTACCGGGCTGCGTCCCACATACGGCCGCGTGCCGCGCACCGGCGCCATGACGCTCTGCTGGTCGCTGGACAAGCTGGGCCCCATGACCCGCGGCGTGGAAGACACTATGCTCGTCCTTCATGCCATCACCGGCCCGGACGCGGGCGACCTTTCCAGCGTCCCCAGCAAACTGGATTACGACGCCAGCGCGCCGGTAAACGGACTGCGCGTGGGTTACCTGCCCGGCTGGATGAAAGAAAATCCCGCTACGGACGTGGACCGCGCCGCCCTGGAGACGGTGAAGAAAGCCGGCATGGTGCCGGTGGAAGTCCAGATCCCCAACTGGCCGTATGACTCGCTGGACGTGATCCTGTTTGCCGAAGCCGCGGCCGCGTTTGAGGAAATCACGCTCAACCACCAGCTTGACCAGTTGAAGGTCCAGGTGCCGGACGCCTGGCCCAATGTCTTCCGCCAGGCGCGCTTCCTTTCCGCGGTGGACTTTGTCCAGTGCGACCGCCTGCGCCGCAAAGTGGCCCAGGAGATGGCGCGCGTCTTTTCCCAAGTGGACTTGCTGCTGGTGCCGTCCCTGCGCGATGAGATGCTGACCATCACCAACTTTACCGGACATCCTTCACTCACCTTGCGCGCGGGATTTGTCCAGGTGTCAGAGGCGCGCACCGACTGGGCGCCCGACCCGGCGAACCCTCTGCCCAAATTCTCACCGCCGCGGCGCGTGCCGCACGGCGTGACGCTGATCGGCCGGTTGTTCGACGAAGGGACCGTGGTCCGCGCCGGCCTGGCACTGGAGAAGAGTTTCGGCGTAGCGGGGGAGAGGCCGGCGGGGTTCTAG
- a CDS encoding IS1595 family transposase has protein sequence MANELKTLQEAIVYFSDPDRCREYFVARRWPEGVSCPRCGSVNVKFQPKHNRWQCSSHHDLRQFTCKTGTIFEESPITLDKWMLAMWMICNCKNGVSSYKVHRAIGVTQKSAWFMLHRIRLAMKNGSIMKLGTEGGPVEADETFVGPDPRRMHKSRRARILAIAGNDRSKNQRAPGKTIVMGMLDRNMRQVRTMVIPDVKRTTLQEKILNNVEAGAHIITDDFPSYKYALADKFAHDVINHVEGYVNGQIHTNGIENYWSLFKRTLRGTYVAVEPFHLDRYADEQAFRFNNRGSKEKPVNDGQRFDTLLSQVAGRRVTYKELTGKVGLSENL, from the coding sequence ATGGCAAACGAACTAAAGACGCTCCAAGAGGCCATCGTTTACTTTTCCGATCCTGACCGTTGCCGCGAGTACTTTGTTGCTCGCCGCTGGCCTGAGGGCGTGAGCTGCCCACGTTGCGGAAGCGTGAACGTCAAATTCCAGCCCAAGCACAACCGCTGGCAATGCAGCAGTCACCACGACCTGAGACAGTTTACCTGCAAAACAGGAACCATCTTTGAGGAATCGCCTATCACCCTGGATAAGTGGATGCTGGCAATGTGGATGATCTGCAATTGCAAAAACGGTGTTAGCTCCTACAAAGTCCATCGCGCAATCGGCGTTACTCAGAAGTCGGCATGGTTCATGCTTCACAGAATCCGGCTGGCAATGAAAAACGGCTCGATTATGAAACTCGGAACTGAGGGTGGCCCGGTGGAAGCGGACGAAACTTTTGTTGGCCCTGACCCTCGCCGGATGCACAAGTCCCGCAGAGCGCGGATTCTTGCAATCGCTGGCAATGACCGGAGCAAGAATCAGCGCGCACCGGGAAAAACTATCGTCATGGGAATGCTGGACAGGAACATGAGACAGGTAAGGACGATGGTCATTCCCGATGTGAAGCGAACCACTCTGCAAGAGAAAATCTTGAACAACGTTGAAGCAGGAGCGCACATCATTACCGATGATTTCCCGTCCTATAAATATGCCCTTGCTGATAAATTCGCACATGACGTTATCAATCACGTTGAAGGGTACGTGAACGGGCAGATTCATACGAACGGAATCGAAAATTACTGGTCTCTTTTCAAACGCACTTTGCGCGGCACTTACGTTGCAGTTGAGCCGTTCCATCTCGACCGCTACGCCGATGAGCAAGCATTCCGTTTTAACAATCGCGGGAGCAAAGAGAAGCCAGTGAATGACGGTCAGCGTTTTGATACATTGCTTTCTCAGGTCGCCGGTCGGCGGGTAACCTATAAGGAACTGACCGGCAAGGTGGGACTTTCAGAGAATTTATAG
- a CDS encoding putative DNA binding domain-containing protein yields MVIAPPSDDQYEIDFPKPAGIRLSTPDEIYEKGDVEILSAIKEDRRIEKKPAGYPGRAMGDYFSMWANTPPDGGLVVIGMEDDGTVSKGCVSVTQERINELECAGNNFCPDARHEIKKITLKRTDGVDDYVLLFRIFYNKDKVVKTNAGKAFRRRGESKYEIPSKEIRELEHEKGEVDFEQEPIDLKFPDDFDLELIGRFCEKVREQVAFTQPHSNQEILVNRRLGTYSAKKFKPNVACALLFARDPLLKFPGCKTRFLRFEGEHEQTGSNFNAVKDLTIEGNVPTLIRETTKLVETQLRTFSKLSSIDGKFYTDPEYPPGAWYEAIVNACVHRSYSMKNQNIFIRMFDDRLLVESPGGFPPFVTPENIYEYSHPRNPHLMGAMFFLDFVKAANEGTRRMRDSMSRMRLPSPEFRESESGFNTFVRVTLRNNVKQRRAWVVADVSNIVGEETARQLNEHERMVVNRLADHGRINVSEVQRLTQREWHSAKTLLQRMVKKGILDWHHDKGIERDSKAHYTLKKSKRKIAKADPNE; encoded by the coding sequence ATGGTGATTGCGCCGCCATCGGACGACCAATATGAGATCGATTTCCCGAAACCAGCAGGTATTCGCCTTTCAACGCCGGACGAGATTTATGAAAAGGGTGATGTGGAGATTCTGTCTGCGATAAAGGAAGATCGCAGAATCGAGAAGAAACCAGCGGGCTACCCTGGGCGTGCCATGGGCGATTATTTCTCGATGTGGGCCAACACGCCACCCGATGGCGGTCTTGTTGTCATCGGCATGGAGGATGACGGCACGGTATCCAAAGGATGTGTAAGCGTTACGCAAGAACGAATCAATGAACTAGAATGCGCTGGCAATAATTTCTGCCCTGACGCCCGTCACGAGATTAAAAAAATCACGCTCAAGCGAACTGACGGAGTGGATGACTACGTCTTGCTTTTCAGGATTTTTTATAACAAGGACAAGGTGGTCAAGACCAATGCAGGCAAAGCGTTTAGACGCCGAGGAGAATCAAAATACGAAATACCATCTAAGGAAATTAGAGAATTAGAGCACGAAAAAGGTGAGGTGGATTTTGAGCAAGAACCAATCGACCTTAAATTCCCAGATGATTTCGATCTTGAACTGATTGGACGCTTCTGCGAGAAAGTCCGGGAACAGGTTGCCTTCACTCAGCCCCATTCTAATCAAGAGATACTTGTAAATCGCCGCCTGGGAACTTATTCGGCAAAAAAATTTAAGCCTAATGTCGCATGCGCCTTGCTGTTCGCCCGTGATCCACTGCTTAAGTTTCCCGGCTGCAAGACTCGTTTCCTGAGATTCGAGGGTGAGCACGAACAAACGGGCAGCAATTTTAACGCGGTTAAAGACCTCACCATTGAAGGCAACGTTCCAACCTTGATACGCGAAACTACAAAGCTCGTTGAGACCCAATTGCGTACTTTCTCTAAGTTGTCTTCTATTGACGGAAAGTTTTATACCGACCCTGAGTATCCGCCGGGGGCGTGGTATGAGGCTATCGTGAATGCCTGCGTTCATCGCTCCTACAGCATGAAGAATCAAAACATATTCATCCGAATGTTTGATGATCGGCTACTGGTTGAAAGTCCTGGTGGTTTTCCGCCTTTTGTGACGCCTGAGAATATTTACGAATACAGCCATCCACGGAACCCCCATTTGATGGGAGCGATGTTCTTCCTTGACTTTGTCAAGGCCGCGAATGAGGGAACTCGAAGAATGCGGGACAGTATGTCACGCATGAGATTGCCAAGCCCAGAATTCAGGGAAAGTGAAAGCGGATTCAATACGTTTGTAAGAGTTACTCTCAGAAATAATGTTAAGCAGCGCCGAGCTTGGGTTGTAGCCGATGTCAGCAACATAGTTGGCGAAGAAACCGCCCGGCAGCTCAATGAACATGAGCGAATGGTCGTCAATCGTCTCGCAGATCACGGACGAATCAATGTCAGCGAGGTACAGCGTCTGACACAGCGTGAATGGCATTCCGCAAAGACGCTTCTTCAGAGGATGGTCAAGAAAGGCATTCTTGACTGGCACCATGACAAGGGAATAGAGAGAGACTCGAAGGCACATTACACCTTGAAGAAATCAAAACGGAAGATTGCGAAGGCTGATCCAAATGAATAA